Proteins from a genomic interval of Phlebotomus papatasi isolate M1 chromosome 3, Ppap_2.1, whole genome shotgun sequence:
- the LOC129807562 gene encoding uncharacterized protein LOC129807562 codes for MIPRRNVQPLPKKYNRIENPKGVSCDWDSPSSSTGTIKRRPLALSVSRRHTTRQDVQTLDSRQSNSYTPEIEGRNCFNDGASRNSKLESNHVPEKCIKSNLKFPRVTWKQEEKINTRPPKNSVSSPVGPPSKVTLYKSQKTPIKDGRSSEHRITTFTFRELFRDFPSTPNIPPPYRHPPPAAVAKQTKRELIELQQGGKPPLKRYSSRIQNEYIMLGPRGRVSNSPLSSNVERTTGISHQCKRPPNSRTILKNLPVRPRKGTVKHMENYYLFDPSVDFINEKQQTASTAKSESIQSEGRYKCNGEVIYDQESHTIESEKSDNEVNLSLPKSISGSLDSGDGTVSQIDKPPPMLAPLSFTNHFIATKSFYTRPFSYYSDGDSGFLSPLTPEEPRFDAPISLLDHCDNIQGYIEIYTDWANYYLERAKSKRKVVDLSADCRDGLLLAEVIEAVTSFKVPDIIKKPKTQQQMVSLIK; via the exons ATGATTCCAAGGAGGAACGTACAACCCCTCCCAAAGAAGTATAATCGTATTGAGAATCCCAAGGGTGTCTCTTGTGATTGGGATTCTCCTAGCTCATCCACCGGCACAATCAAGCGAAGACCTTTAGCATTAAGTGTCTCACGAAGGCATACAACCCGCCAAGATGTTCAAACACTGGATTCTCGTCAGAGCAATTCATATACCCCGGAAATTGAGGGACGAAATTGCTTCAATGACGGGGCTTCGCGGAACAGTAAACTGGAAAGTAATCATGTGCCTGAGAAGTGCatcaaatcaaatttgaaatttcccCGAGTGACATGGAAACAAGAGGAAAAAATCAATACACGACCCCCAAAAAACAGTGTATCATCGCCAGTTGGGCCACCTTCGAAAGTAACTCTGTACAAATCTCAGAAGACGCCAATAAAGGATGGTAGGTCATCAGAACATCGTATAACCACCTTTACATTTCGGGAATTATTTCGAGATTTTCCGTCTACACCAAATATCCCACCACCCTATCGCCACCCTCCCCCAGCAGCGGTGgctaaacaaacaaaaagagaGCTAATTGAGTTACAACAAGGCGGTAAGCCCCCACTCAAGAGGTACTCATCGAGAATTCAGAATGAGTACATAATGTTGGGACCCCGTGGTAGAGTTTCTAATTCACCACTTTCAAGCAATGTCGAAAGGACAACGGGGATTTCACATCAGTGTAAAAGGCCGCCCAATTCGAGAACCATATTAAAAAACCTTCCAGTGCGCCCTAGGAAGGGAACAGTGAAGCATATGGAAAATTATTATCTGTTTGACCCGAGCGTAgattttattaatgaaaaacaACAAACGGCGAGCACTGCAAAGAGCGAGAGCATACAGTCCGAAGGGAGATACAAatgcaatggagaagtgatttATGACCAAGAAAGTCACACTATAGAGTCAGAAAAGAGTGACAACGAAGTCAATCTGTCTCTCCCAAAATCAATATCAGGCTCTCTTGATTCCGGGGACGGCACAGTCAGTCAAATTGATAAGCCACCACCAATGCTGGCGCCACTCTCTTTTACAAATCATTTCATAGCTACAAAAAGTTTTTATACTCGGCCATTCTCTTACTACAGTGATGGGGACAGTGGGTTTTTAAGTCCACTGACTCCAGAAGAGCCACGTTTTGATGCGCCTATTAGCCTCTTAGATCATTGCGATAATATTCAGGGATACATTGAG ATATATACGGATTGGGCCAACTATTATCTGGAGAGGGCTAAGTCCAAAAGAAAAGTTGTAGATCTTTCCGCTGATTGCCGTGATGGTCTCCTTCTGGCTGAAGTTATTGAGGCTGTTACATCTTTCAAAGTACCTGATATAATTAAGAAGCCTAAGACACAGCAACAAATGGTgagtttaattaaataa